A stretch of Saccharomyces cerevisiae S288C chromosome IV, complete sequence DNA encodes these proteins:
- the FOB1 gene encoding replication fork barrier binding protein FOB1 (Nucleolar protein that binds the rDNA replication fork barrier site; required for replication fork blocking and recombinational hotspot activity that results in concerted evolution of the rDNA, termed homogenization; role in recruitment of condensin to the replication fork barrier (RFB), contributing to the faithful segregation of rDNA repeats; proposed role in recovery from low rDNA copy number; related to retroviral integrases), giving the protein MTKPRYNDVLFDDDDSVPSESVTRKSQRRKATSPGESRESSKDRLLILPSMGESYTEYVDSYLNLELLERGERETPIFLESLTRQLTQKIYELIKTKSLTADTLQQISDKYDGVVAENKLLFLQRQYYVDDEGNVRDGRNNDKIYCEPKHVYDMVMATHLMNKHLRGKTLHSFLFSHFANISHAIIDWVQQFCSKCNKKGKIKPLKEYKRPDMYDKLLPMERIHIEVFEPFNGEAIEGKYSYVLLCRDYRSSFMWLLPLKSTKFKHLIPVVSSLFLTFARVPIFVTSSTLDKDDLYDICEEIASKYGLRIGLGLKSSARFHTGGILCIQYALNSYKKECLADWGKCLRYGPYRFNRRRNKRTKRKPVQVLLSEVPGHNAKFETKRERVIENTYSRNMFKMAGGKGLIYLEDVNTFALANEADNSCNNNGILHNNNIGNDNFEEEVQKQFDLTEKNYIDEYDDLAHDSSEGEFEPNTLTPEEKPPHNVDEDRIESTGVAAPMQGTEEPEKGDQKESDGASQVDQSVEITRPETSYYQTLESPSTKRQKLDQQGNGDQTRDFGTSMEL; this is encoded by the coding sequence ATGACGAAACCGCGTTACAATGACGTGTtgtttgatgatgatgactcGGTACCATCAGAATCAGTTACGAGGAAATCGCAGAGAAGAAAGGCAACGTCACCTGGGGAATCAAGAGAGTCCTCAAAAGATCGTCTACTGATACTTCCCTCTATGGGGGAATCATATACTGAGTACGTAGACTCTTATTTGAACTTAGAATTATTGGAAAGGGGAGAAAGAGAAACACCAATCTTTCTTGAATCTCTGACAAGACAACTAACGCAGAAAATATATGAactaataaaaacaaaatctttAACTGCAGATACCTTGCAACAAATAAGTGATAAATACGATGGTGTAGTGGCAGAAAACAAGCTGTTATTTTTGCAAAGACAGTATTATGTTGATGATGAAGGAAATGTTAGAGATGGCCgaaataatgataaaatatacTGTGAGCCAAAGCATGTATACGACATGGTGATGGCAACACACTTGATGAATAAGCATCTTAGGGGTAAAACATTACattcctttttattttctcatTTTGCCAATATTAGTCATGCCATCATCGATTGGGTCCAGcaattttgttcaaaatgTAATAAAAAGGGCAAAATTAAACCATTGAAGGAATATAAACGTCCTGACATGTACGATAAACTACTACCAATGGAAAGGATACATATTGAGGTATTCGAACCCTTCAATGGAGAAGCTATTGAGGGAAAATATTCTTATGTCCTTTTATGCCGAGACTATCGCTCTAGTTTTATGTGGTTATTACCACTTAAGAGTACCAAATTCAAACATCTTATCCCAGTTGTTTCCTCACTTTTTTTAACATTTGCTAGGGTTCCAATTTTCGTAACATCAAGCACTTTAGATAAAGATGATCTTTATGATATTTGTGAAGAAATTGCATCAAAATACGGTCTCCGTATTGGCTTGGGTTTGAAGAGTTCTGCGAGATTTCATACTGGGGGTATACTGTGCATTCAGTATGCTCTAAATAGTTATAAGAAGGAATGTCTAGCCGATTGGGGTAAGTGCCTAAGATATGGCCCTTACAGATTCAACCGAAGGAGAAATAAGAGAACGAAACGTAAACCTGTGCAAGTACTACTTAGTGAAGTTCCAGGTCACAATGCCAAGTTTGAGACTAAGAGAGAAAGGGTTATAGAAAACACATATTCCCGTAATATGTTCAAGATGGCAGGTGGAAAAGGTCTTATATATTTGGAAGATGTCAATACTTTTGCCCTTGCTAATGAAGCGGATAATAGCTGTAACAATAATGGAATTCTTcataataacaatataGGAAATGAtaactttgaagaagaagtgCAAAAACAATTTGATCTaactgaaaaaaactatATCGATGAGTATGATGATTTGGCACATGATTCTTCAGAGGGCGAATTTGAACCTAATACCTTAACTCCCGAAGAAAAGCCTCCTCATAATGTCGATGAGGACCGAATAGAGTCCACCGGCGTGGCAGCCCCAATGCAGGGAACAGAAGAGCCTGAAAAAGGGgatcaaaaagaaagtgaCGGTGCATCACAAGTAGATCAAAGTGTCGAAATAACTAGACCAGAAACTTCCTACTATCAAACTCTGGAATCGCCGTCAACAAAACGACAGAAATTAGACCAACAGGGTAATGGAGATCAAACAAGAGACTTTGGCACATCAATGGAATTGTAA
- the ALT2 gene encoding alanine transaminase ALT2 (Catalytically inactive alanine transaminase; expression is repressed in the presence of alanine and repression is mediated by Nrg1p; ALT2 has a paralog, ALT1, that arose from the whole genome duplication), with amino-acid sequence MTMTHQQDLKGVFTAKDLDFKPAGKITKKDLNTGVTKAEYAVRGAIPTRADELKEELKKNPEVLPFDDIINANIGNPQQLDQKPLTFTRQVLAILEYPEILRVGHNELASLNLFSRDALERAERLLNDIGGSIGAYSHSQGVPGIRQTVADFITRRDGGEPATPEDIYLTTGASSAATSLLSLLCKDSQTGLLIPIPQYPLYTASASLFNAQVLPYYLDEESNWSTNSDEIEKVVQDALKKQIRPSVLIVINPGNPTGAVLSEETIARICLIAAKYGITIISDEVYQENIFNDVKFHSMKKVLRKLQHLYPGKFDNVQLASLHSISKGFMDECGQRGGYMEIIGFSQEIRDALFKLMSISICSVVTGQAVVDLMVKPPQPGDESYEQDHDERLKIFHEMRTRANLLYETFKELEGIECQKPQGAMYLFPRLVLPKKALCESERLGIEPDEFYCTSLLESTGICTVPGSGFGQRPGTYHVRTTFLAPGTKWIQDWKEFHQDFFSKYRN; translated from the coding sequence ATGACAATGACACACCAACAGGATTTGAAAGGTGTGTTCACCGCAAAGGATTTGGATTTTAAGCCCGCTGGCAAGATTACTAAAAAAGATTTGAATACAGGTGTCACTAAGGCAGAATATGCTGTAAGAGGAGCTATTCCAACCAGAGCTGACGAGCTAAAAgaggaattgaaaaaaaacccAGAAGTTTTGCCTTTCGATGATATTATCAATGCGAACATTGGTAATCCGCAGCAACTGGATCAGAAGCCTTTGACCTTTACCAGGCAAGTACTGGCCATCCTGGAGTACCCGGAAATTTTACGAGTAGGCCATAATGAACTGGCTTCTTTGAACTTGTTTTCCAGGGACGCCTTGGAAAGAGCTGAGCGCCTCTTGAATGATATTGGCGGTTCTATAGGGGCATATTCGCATTCTCAAGGTGTGCCAGGAATAAGGCAAACAGTTGCTGACTTCATTACTAGAAGAGACGGCGGTGAGCCCGCTACACCGGAAGATATTTATTTAACCACTGGCGCTTCGTCCGCGGCAACTTCTTTGTTATCTTTATTGTGTAAAGATTCTCAAACAGGCCTGCTGATTCCAATTCCGCAGTATCCGCTTTATACTGCATCCGCATCTCTTTTCAATGCACAAGTGCTGCCATACTACTTAGATGAGGAGTCAAATTGGTCTACAAACAGCGacgaaattgaaaaagtagTGCAAGatgctttgaaaaaacaGATCAGACCATCTGTGCTGATAGTTATTAATCCAGGTAACCCAACCGGTGCAGTTCTTTCTGAAGAAACCATTGCCAGGATCTGTTTGATCGCTGCGAAATACGGCATTACAATCATTTCTGATGAGGTCTATCAAGAAAACATTTTCAACGATGTTAAATTTCATTCGATGAAGAAAGTCCTAAGAAAATTGCAGCATCTTTATCCAGGAAAATTCGATAACGTTCAGCTCGCCTCTTTACACTCCATTTCTAAAGGATTCATGGATGAGTGCGGCCAAAGAGGCGGTTACATGGAAATTATTGGGTTTTCTCAAGAAATAAGAGATGCTCTTTTCAAACTCATGTCTATATCCATATGTTCTGTTGTCACAGGACAAGCTGTGGTTGATTTAATGGTCAAACCACCCCAGCCTGGAGACGAGTCCTATGAACAAGATCATGACGAAAggctgaaaatttttcatgaaATGCGTACGAGAGCAAACTTATTGTACGAGACGTTTAAGGAACTAGAGGGTATCGAATGCCAAAAACCTCAGGGTGCAATGTATCTTTTCCCTAGGCTTGTTTTACCTAAGAAAGCTCTTTGTGAAAGCGAACGCCTTGGCATCGAACCTGATGAGTTCTATTGCACATCTTTGCTAGAATCTACAGGTATTTGTACTGTCCCAGGGTCTGGGTTCGGACAAAGACCCGGGACTTATCATGTGCGAACAACGTTTTTGGCTCCAGGGACTAAATGGATTCAAGACtggaaagaatttcatCAAGATTTCTTCAGCAAGTATCGTaattga
- the PDS1 gene encoding securin (Securin; inhibits anaphase by binding separin Esp1p; blocks cyclin destruction and mitotic exit, essential for meiotic progression and mitotic cell cycle arrest; localization is cell-cycle dependent and regulated by Cdc28p phosphorylation), which yields MMPANEDKENNIVYTGNESSGINFPQTPAHLLKRSHSNILKPPVRLDQLKRDANSNNGNTLKYIQGGKEVSPTKRLHTHAQQQGRLPLAAKDNNRSKSFIFPETSNQSKDADLPQLQNTLSIRKNDQLRKLSQISRSRSRANHNDLLSNSRKLQKYGSVLGYNALPKMKSLVLKDLADSGKNEESSDDDEGNEDSESKLGKKLQSALLKQDSSDGENELNGGLGLFNEQGGLQQLIKNSTKNEQKTKNDKSDKTDDYDIEIAPQRQEPLPYVPEGYSPFQQDDIEKLKTFNSPYKLDLEDEDDTPDKVDLLPLEQIDEEGEKDETECITRNQEEGAALPLLSKNFKEVAAVPTMELVYSEEGLDPEELEDLVT from the coding sequence ATGATGCCAGCTAACGAAGATAAAGAGAATAATATCGTATATACAGGGAATGAAAGTTCCGGCATTAACTTTCCACAGACGCCGGCTCACTTGCTGAAAAGGTCGCACtctaatattttaaaacCACCTGTAAGATTGGACCAACTCAAAAGGGATGCGAACAGCAACAATGGCAACACATTAAAGTACATACAAGGAGGGAAGGAGGTGTCACCCACAAAAAGGTTGCATACCCATGCGCAACAACAAGGAAGATTGCCTCTGGCAGCAAAAGACAACAATAGATCGAAAAGCTTTATTTTTCCCGAAACTTCTAATCAGAGTAAAGATGCAGACTTACCACAACTACAGAATACACTATCTATACGCAAAAACGACCAACTCAGGAAACTTTCGCAAATTTCTCGCAGTCGTAGTAGGGCCAACCATAATGATTTGTTAAGCAATTCAAGAAAGTTACAAAAGTACGGTTCTGTCCTTGGTTATAATGCTTTACCTAAAATGAAAAGTCTAGTTTTAAAAGATCTTGCAGATTCAGgtaaaaatgaagagagTTCcgacgatgatgaaggTAATGAAGATTCCGAGAGTAAACTTGGCAAAAAACTCCAAAGTGCACTTTTAAAACAGGATTCCTCCGACGgtgaaaatgaattaaaTGGTGGCCTAGGACTATTTAATGAGCAAGGTGGTCTGCAACAACTCATAAAGAACTCCACGAAGAATGAGcaaaaaactaaaaacGATAAAAGTGATAAAACTGATGACTATGATATCGAAATAGCACCACAGAGGCAGGAGCCGTTACCGTATGTACCAGAAGGCTATTCCCCATTTCAACAagatgatattgaaaagcTGAAGACGTTCAACTCACCATATAAGCTTGACTTGgaagacgaagatgacACCCCAGATAAAGTTGATTTACTCCCACTAGAAcaaattgatgaagaaggcGAAAAAGATGAGACTGAGTGCATCACTCGGaatcaagaagaaggtgCAGCGTTACCACTGCTGTCTAAGAACTTCAAAGAAGTTGCCGCCGTCCCAACCATGGAGTTAGTGTACAGCGAAGAAGGCCTCGATCCTGAAGAACTAGAGGACTTAGTTACTTAG
- a CDS encoding uncharacterized protein (hypothetical protein; deletion mutant exhibits poor growth at elevated pH and calcium), with translation MKTFFLIEAGRALQIVAFRPAITTVLFQRFSVSFSCSYFTCCTSQLLRENWLFKFLTAFDHVIRASNDLSTMRFMIMYIYVYIYIYTVLRKRLSCYMLIL, from the coding sequence ATGAAAACATTCTTCTTGATTGAGGCTGGCAGAGCCTTGCAAATAGTGGCATTCCGTCCTGCGATTACTACTGTTCTATTCCAACGTTTCTCAGTGAGTTTCTCCTGTAGTTATTTCACTTGTTGTACCTCACAGCTTCTACGGGAAAATTGgcttttcaaattccttACAGCTTTCGATCACGTGATCCGAGCTTCAAATGACCTTTCGACGATGCGTTTCATGattatgtatatatatgtatatatatatatctatacAGTCTTAAGGAAGCGCTTAAGTTGTTACATGTTAATACTTTAG
- the MRX14 gene encoding mitochondrial 54S ribosomal protein bL34m MRX14 (Putative mitochondrial ribosomal protein of the large subunit; required for respiratory growth and for efficient translation of mitochondrial COX1 and COX3; conditional mutant has reduced cytochrome c oxidase activity; protein increases in abundance and relocalizes to the plasma membrane upon DNA replication stress; contains and N-terminal mitochondrial targeting sequence; similar to E. coli L34 ribosomal protein), whose protein sequence is MPLFARLCQPQSRRMFSSISSFSALSVLRPQTGMLLNSSPLKTPSFTPLGFGLIGQRRWKSRGNTYQPSTLKRKRTFGFLARAKSKQGSKILKRRKLKGRWFLSH, encoded by the coding sequence ATGCCACTATTTGCAAGGCTCTGCCAGCCTCAATCAAGAAGAATGTTTTCATCtatatcttctttctctGCTCTATCTGTGTTACGCCCACAAACCGGTATGCTCTTAAACAGTTCACCATTGAAGACTCCGTCCTTCACACCGTTGGGATTTGGCTTAATAGGTCAAAGAAGATGGAAATCAAGGGGTAACACCTATCAACCTAGTACATTGAAACGGAAGAGAACTTTTGGTTTCTTGGCTAGGGCCAAGAGCAAACAGGGCTCtaagatattgaaaaggaGGAAGCTCAAAGGTAGGTGGTTTTTGTCTCATTGA
- the MRPL1 gene encoding mitochondrial 54S ribosomal protein uL1m MRPL1 (Mitochondrial ribosomal protein of the large subunit): protein MLSVVAIPKICVTGPARRCFFHTAKKLYADDYKPAAMSSNAPSLTKDQAKKRELKRLVQRKAEAKRPATASPLYMPVTKALRYLRAAEVGRPQSQQTINLTTLVVGERGTAPLSGSVTFPKPLRYIKIAAFTNDESKLEELREKYPNHLIGGADLVAKIKSGEISVDFDKAFATPDIVPALQSQVARILGPRGVLPSVKKGTVSDDISSLLQESLGSMPFRQRGNSISIGVGKCYFTDREILQNIISARAAFKTAVDNQKSKKPNILSKTTLSSTHGPGIVIDFA, encoded by the coding sequence ATGCTATCCGTAGTAGCGATCCCGAAAATATGTGTCACAGGTCCTGCAAGAAGATGCTTTTTTCATACTGCAAAAAAACTATACGCAGATGACTATAAACCAGCAGCTATGTCCTCCAATGCACCTTCGCTAACAAAAGACcaagccaaaaaaagagagttGAAAAGATTGGTACAACGAAAGGCCGAGGCAAAGAGACCAGCTACAGCAAGCCCATTGTACATGCCTGTTACAAAGGCACTAAGATATTTACGCGCAGCAGAAGTTGGCAGACCGCAATCGCAACAGACAATTAATTTGACTACATTGGTAGTCGGTGAAAGAGGTACAGCGCCTTTATCCGGTAGCGTGACATTTCCTAAGCCTTTGAGATATATCAAAATTGCTGCCTTTACCAACGACGAAAGTAAATTGGAAGAGCTTCGTGAGAAATACCCAAATCATTTGATTGGCGGAGCAGATCTTGTTGCCAAAATTAAAAGCGGTGAAATTAGCGTTGATTTTGACAAAGCATTTGCAACTCCTGATATTGTTCCAGCTTTACAATCGCAGGTGGCCAGGATACTTGGTCCTCGTGGGGTTTTACCCTCTGTCAAAAAAGGTACGGTGAGTGATGATATAAGCTCCTTACTTCAAGAAAGTCTAGGATCTATGCCTTTCAGGCAAAGGGGAAACTCTATCAGCATTGGAGTCGGCAAATGCTACTTCACTGATCGagaaattttacaaaacatTATATCCGCTAGAGCGGCATTTAAAACTGCTGTTGATAATCAAAAATCTAAGAAACCAAATATACTGAGTAAAACCACATTATCAAGCACACATGGCCCCGGTATTGTAATCGATTTTGCTTAA
- the TMA64 gene encoding Tma64p (hypothetical protein that associates with ribosomes; has a putative RNA binding domain; in mammals the corresponding protein, eIF2D, has been shown to possess translation initiation factor activity), whose translation MFKKEPHIKALSNLKNSERKKLLQTFQKQTNNEEYSFRTSTIKQTNFNGQKSVGTVYTDENNTPILFKEKHKEQLFPTVYSCWEYPALLPIVLTHGFVIEEHLFNGANLMISGSIPPFDPRCKIGTLCGIASKQAPETVLAIGIVELDLPSFDKVIGETGVAVKIIHHFNDGLSKVFKMKLEPPFVLSTQSKDNNISSKQIESSEQIKAVEKEQEDVKEASVDVEEIAEVLDHFTVSDVDYFITRALYYTLTQDKGLELPISASNFISNHIMRNLPPIDHNEVNVKKTSWKKSAKFLKHFEKEGFLKLKGKGDDLTIVGKNTDKDELKNFVPYKLGCSKSATESRESTTSKEKTSGMMYSLTLYKPFNLAKDLLKEVNLASHTYYTSQDIRSAVSQYISVKNLADTKDKGKVIMDDLLFDMVNKKKKVLNASRIIARGEILHPLLTNNFTEFYQIFKSDDTLLFKAPMKGSLPHIKIITEMKIGRKVITRVSNFEVFQVDPESLAADLRKICSGSTTISESQTFKCAEVQVQGPHGQSIIDHLNKLGIPSKWIDFENKLKKKKRK comes from the coding sequence ATGTTTAAGAAGGAGCCTCACATAAAAGCTTTAAgtaatttgaagaattccGAAAGAAAGAAGTTGCTACAAACATTCCAAAAACAAACGAATAATGAGGAATATAGCTTTCGTACTTCCACTATAAAACAAACCAACTTTAACGGCCAGAAAAGTGTAGGAACGGTTTACACAGATGAGAATAATACCCCAATATTATTCAAGGAAAAGCATAAGGAGCAACTTTTTCCAACTGTGTATTCTTGTTGGGAATATCCTGCGTTATTGCCGATCGTTTTAACTCATGGATTTGTTATAGAAGAACATTTATTCAACGGCGCTAACTTAATGATTTCCGGTTCGATCCCACCCTTTGATCCTCGTTGTAAAATAGGTACTCTTTGTGGTATAGCTAGCAAACAGGCACCAGAAACTGTCTTAGCCATCGGTATTGTCGAATTAGATCTACCGTCCTTTGATAAAGTAATTGGTGAAACAGGAGTTGCTGTCAAAATCATACATCATTTCAATGATGGGCTCTCCAAAGTCTTTAAAATGAAATTGGAACCTCCATTTGTTCTCAGTACTCAATCAAAGGATAACAATATCAGTAGTAAACAGATAGAATCCTCGGAGCAAATCAAGGCTGTTGAAAAGGAACAAGAAGATGTAAAAGAAGCGTCTGTTGATGTAGAGGAGATTGCTGAAGTTCTAGACCATTTCACTGTGTCGGATGTAGATTATTTCATTACAAGAGCATTATATTATACCTTGACTCAAGATAAAGGTTTGGAATTACCCATTTCAGCTTCTAACTTCATCTCAAACCACATTATGCGTAATTTGCCTCCAATTGATCACAATGAAGTCAATGTAAAGAAAACTTCATGGAAAAAAAGcgcaaaatttttgaaacacTTCGAGAAAGAAGGCTTCTTGAAATTAAAAGGAAAGGGGGATGACTTAACTATTGTGGGCAAAAATACTGACAAGGATGAGTTAAAGAACTTTGTGCCATATAAGCTTGGTTGTAGCAAGTCTGCCACAGAAAGTAGGGAGAGCACAACCTCGAAGGAGAAAACATCTGGAATGATGTATTCACTGACTCTGTATAAACCCTTTAATCTTGCCAAAGATCTTTTGAAGGAGGTTAATTTGGCTTCTCACACGTACTACACCTCTCAGGACATTAGAAGCGCGGTTTCTCAGTATATTTCTGTCAAGAACCTAGCAGACACAAAAGATAAAGGAAAAGTTATTATGGACGATCTATTATTCGATATGGTCaataagaagaagaaagtcTTGAATGCTTCACGTATCATTGCTAGAGGTGAAATTTTGCATCCCTTACTCACCAATAATTTTACCGAGTTCTATCAGATATTCAAAAGCGATGATACTCTCTTGTTCAAGGCGCCAATGAAGGGTTCCCTTCCGCATATTAAGATTATTActgaaatgaaaattggCAGAAAAGTTATTACCAGAGTGAGCAATTTTGAAGTGTTTCAAGTCGACCCAGAATCACTTGCGGCTGACTTAAGAAAGATTTGTAGCGGATCGACAACAATAAGTGAATCACAAACATTCAAATGTGCTGAAGTGCAGGTTCAAGGTCCACACGGTCAATCGATCATTGATCACCTTAACAAGCTAGGTATTCCAAGCAAATGGATAGACTTTGAGAAcaagttgaagaagaaaaaaagaaagtag